Proteins co-encoded in one Gemmatimonadetes bacterium SCN 70-22 genomic window:
- a CDS encoding carboxymuconolactone decarboxylase — MHQRLDYKLASPSAFDAMIHMEHQVHKSGLEPLLLELVKMRASQLNGCAWCLDMHSKDARALGETEQRLYLLPTWREAPCYSERERAALAWTEALTLVADTHDVPDELFEEARRHFDERELVDLTMAVIAINGWNRLNVAFRTTVGDYVSPHAAAR, encoded by the coding sequence ATGCACCAGCGGCTCGACTACAAGCTCGCCTCGCCCTCGGCGTTCGACGCCATGATCCACATGGAGCACCAGGTCCACAAGAGCGGCCTCGAACCGTTGCTGCTGGAACTGGTCAAGATGCGCGCGTCGCAGCTCAACGGGTGCGCCTGGTGCCTGGACATGCATTCCAAGGACGCGCGCGCGCTGGGCGAGACGGAGCAGCGCCTGTATCTCCTGCCGACCTGGCGCGAGGCGCCGTGCTACAGCGAGCGCGAACGCGCGGCGCTGGCCTGGACCGAGGCGCTGACCCTGGTCGCCGACACCCACGACGTCCCCGACGAGCTGTTCGAGGAGGCGCGCCGCCACTTCGACGAGCGCGAGCTGGTCGACCTCACGATGGCCGTCATCGCCATCAACGGCTGGAACCGGCTGAACGTCGCCTTCCGCACCACGGTGGGCGACTACGTCAGCCCGCACGCGGCGGCGCGCTGA
- a CDS encoding diguanylate phosphodiesterase translates to MAESVTDVRHLPKDEAYRAVGEQIASVCAGERDPVALMSTIACLLHHGFGHLWTGFYRVVPANRLVVGPYQGSLGCMDIAMGRGVCGTAAAERRTVVVPDVSAFPGHIACDARSRSEIVVPVFDARGEVMAVLDIDSESLARFDEVDARALEALVARFAEQLAPATP, encoded by the coding sequence ATGGCCGAATCCGTCACTGACGTACGACACCTTCCCAAGGACGAGGCGTACCGCGCGGTCGGCGAGCAGATCGCCAGCGTCTGCGCCGGCGAGCGCGACCCGGTGGCGCTCATGTCCACCATCGCCTGCCTCCTGCACCACGGCTTCGGCCACCTGTGGACGGGGTTCTACCGCGTGGTCCCCGCAAATCGCCTGGTGGTGGGCCCCTACCAGGGATCGCTCGGCTGCATGGACATCGCGATGGGGCGCGGCGTGTGCGGCACGGCGGCGGCCGAGCGGCGCACGGTGGTGGTGCCGGACGTGTCGGCGTTCCCCGGCCACATCGCCTGCGATGCCCGCTCCCGCTCGGAGATCGTGGTGCCGGTGTTCGATGCGCGCGGCGAGGTGATGGCGGTGCTCGACATCGACTCCGAGTCGCTGGCACGGTTCGACGAGGTGGACGCGCGCGCGCTGGAGGCGCTGGTGGCGCGCTTCGCCGAACAGCTGGCGCCGGCCACGCCGTAA
- a CDS encoding threonine ammonia-lyase, whose translation MTVALTDIRDARARIHAGTVRTPVVPALALRERLPCALHLKLESAQRTGSFKDRGALNRLLDLDAGERSRGVVTASAGNHAQAVAYHGARLGIPVEVVMPEHTPLVKVTNTRNFGAGVRFHGTTLSDAMTEARRLEAEERRVLVHAFDDDRVIAGQGTIGLELLEQLPELTAVVVPIGGGGLISGIAVAIREQRPDVRIYGVEAAAAASARASRRAGHVVRIETGDTIADGIAVKRPGDRTFPLIERYVEDIVQVDEPEIAAAVHLLLERQKVLAEGAAAVPLAALLNGQIALRDDDVAVMIVSGGNIDVNLVGRIIDRGLVADGRLARLSVTMHDRPGSLAHVTRMVADEGANVLEVSHRRAFADISVRDVEIVIYLETRGADHVTAVIRRLERDGVVVRVDPGSWE comes from the coding sequence GCGCTTCACCTAAAGCTGGAGAGCGCCCAGCGGACGGGGTCGTTCAAGGACCGCGGCGCGCTCAATCGCCTGCTGGACCTGGATGCGGGAGAGCGCAGCCGGGGCGTGGTGACCGCCAGCGCGGGGAACCACGCCCAGGCGGTGGCGTACCACGGCGCCCGGCTGGGCATCCCCGTGGAGGTGGTGATGCCCGAGCACACGCCACTGGTCAAGGTGACCAACACGCGCAACTTCGGCGCGGGGGTCCGCTTCCACGGAACGACGCTCTCCGACGCCATGACCGAGGCGCGGCGCCTGGAAGCCGAGGAGCGCCGGGTCCTCGTCCACGCATTCGACGACGACCGGGTGATCGCCGGCCAGGGGACCATCGGGCTGGAGCTCCTGGAGCAGCTGCCGGAGCTGACGGCGGTCGTCGTCCCCATCGGCGGTGGGGGGCTCATCTCGGGAATCGCCGTCGCCATCCGCGAGCAGCGCCCCGACGTGCGCATCTACGGGGTGGAGGCCGCGGCCGCGGCATCGGCTCGCGCGTCGCGCCGCGCCGGCCACGTGGTCCGCATCGAGACCGGCGATACGATCGCCGACGGCATCGCGGTCAAGCGCCCCGGCGACCGCACCTTCCCGCTCATCGAGCGATACGTGGAAGACATCGTCCAGGTGGACGAGCCCGAGATCGCGGCAGCCGTGCACCTGCTGCTGGAACGGCAGAAGGTGCTGGCCGAGGGGGCGGCGGCGGTGCCGCTGGCGGCGCTGCTGAACGGACAGATCGCGCTGCGCGACGACGACGTGGCCGTGATGATCGTGTCCGGCGGCAACATCGACGTGAACCTCGTGGGGCGCATCATCGATCGCGGCCTCGTGGCCGACGGGCGGTTGGCGCGGCTGAGCGTCACGATGCACGACCGGCCGGGATCGCTGGCCCACGTCACGCGAATGGTCGCCGACGAGGGGGCCAACGTGCTCGAGGTGTCGCACCGCCGCGCCTTCGCCGACATCAGCGTGCGCGACGTCGAGATCGTCATCTACCTGGAGACGCGTGGCGCCGACCACGTGACGGCGGTGATTCGCCGGTTGGAACGAGACGGCGTGGTGGTGCGCGTGGACCCGGGATCCTGGGAGTGA